One genomic window of Metopolophium dirhodum isolate CAU chromosome 4, ASM1992520v1, whole genome shotgun sequence includes the following:
- the LOC132942820 gene encoding zinc finger MYM-type protein 1-like: protein MYEIAHNKLFETKTVSTSDEDYYSAIDRNRTNCDKVDTINIHFTDLGTWPLNITDTQRTYLVKMRYNYSEIHDFSNSERDGRNVKSDWFYKILMNGKKIKRTWLSYSSYKNALFCVPCKLFTKIENSSNISQLAYTGLTNWKKVTEKIPLHENSPIHKKNVCSWTSLEMALNHCEGIDTELQNSIRKEEGHWKSVLLAIIDIIMHLAMDGSAFRGSNEIISSVGTSNRSGKFLNLVNLVSHYHEPLSKHIERHKKGGLSYFSHGIQDEFLEIMAKRVKDEILSKIIEAKYYSILFDCTPDIAHQEQMTQVIRYVIQNNQNECEIIESFLKFVRVYNKTGESLTEDILDCLTKDNLRISDCRGQSFDNGSNMSGKIKGVQARIIEMNKLARFIPCSAHSLNLIGVNCAKSIPKVETFFGIVQKLFNFFSSSTQRWDILMNNLKLSLKGYSTTRWSAKHRAIKSLNTQLDMVFKSFDVLKQEKLSEETKFDADNLIRSLKSFSFICMLTVWENILSAIDRINIILQKPKLTIDVAVKHLQSLLKILENFREQGINEALLDSKNKAEVLGIETEFPKVRLRKKKLLPGEIAEDEFCNISEENKFLIMIKNVIDNILIGLRQRFKSMENIAQDFSFLDPTIIYSWPMENLKRAGVDLCNKYENDLNKIEFISELESFKEHVYNIDDDLKRATFFEMLNFIYKNKLQDAYPNISVAYQIYLTMPVTSASCERSFSKLKLIKTYLRSTTEQARLNNLSILSIENKIARQINYEDIINDFAAKKARKVNF from the exons ATGTACG AGATtgcacataataaattatttgaaacaaaaacgGTATCGACTAGTGATGAGGACTATTATTCAGCTATAGACAGGAACAGAACTAATTGTGATAAAGTAGACAccataaacatacattttactgATCTTGGTACATGGCCTTTAAATATTACAGATACACAAAGAACATATTTAGTGAAAATGAGGTACAATTATTCCGAAATTCATGATTTTAGTAATTCGGAAAGAGACGGTAGAAATGTTAAGTCTGACTGGTTTTATAAGATACTTatgaatggaaaaaaaataaaaagaacatGGCTCAGCTATTCTTCATATAAAAATGCACTTTTTTGTGTACCttgtaaattgtttactaaaataGAAAACTCATCCAACATATCACAATTAGCATACACTGGCTTAACAAATTGGAAAAAAGTTACCGAAAAAATTCCATTACATGAAAATTCaccaatacataaaaaaaatgtgtgttctTGGACTTCATTGGAAATGGCATTGAATCACTGCGAGGGTATAGATACAGAATTGCAAAATTCTATAAGAAAAGAAGAAGGTCACTGGAAATCCGTTTTATTGGCaattatagacattataatgCATCTAGCAATGGACGGAAGTGCATTTCGAGGATCTAATGAAATTATTTCTAGTGTGGGAACATCAAACCGAAGtggaaagtttttaaatttagttaatcTAGTGTCACATTATCATGAACCATTATCAAAACATATTGAAAGACATAAAAAAGGTGGTCTTTCTTATTTTTCTCATGGTATTCAAGACGAGTTTCTAGAGATTATGGCAAAAAGAGTTAAAGATGAAattctttcaaaaataatagaggcgaaatattattctatactatTCGATTGTACACCGGACATTGCACATCAAGAACAAATGACCCAAGTTATTCGCTATGTTATACAAAACAACCAGAATGAATGCGAAATCATAGAAAGTTTTTTAAAGTTTGTGCGTGTGTACAACAAAACTGGTGAATCATTAACAGAAGATATATTAGATTGTTTGACAAAAGATAATCTTAGAATATCTGACTGTAGAGGACAATCGTTTGATAACGGGTCAAATATGAGTGGAAAAATTAAAGGAGTCCAAGCACGAATTATTGAAATGAATAAACTTGCAAGATTCATCCCATGCTCAGCTCACTCCTTAAATTTAATTGGTGTTAATTGTGCAAAAAGTATACCTAAAGTAGAAACATTTTTTGGCATCGTacagaaattatttaatttcttttcaaGTTCAACGCAAAGATGGGATAttctaatgaataatttaaaattgtcattgAAAGGGTATAGTACAACAAGGTGGTCAGCTAAACATCGtgcaataaaatcattaaatactcAACTGGATATGGTTTTTAAAAGCTTTGACGTTctaaaacaagaaaaattatcAGAAGAAACAAAATTTGATGCAGATAATTTGATAAGATCacttaaaagtttttcttttatttgtatGCTTACGGTTTGGGAAAACATTCTCAGTGCAATTGAcaggattaatataattttacaaaaaccaaaattaacaaTTGATGTAGCTGTCAAACACCTGCAAAGTCtccttaaaatattagaaaactttCGAGAGCAAGGTATAAATGAGGCTTTATTGGATTCAAAGAATAAAGCTGAAGTATTAGGCATAGAAACGGAATTTCCAAAAGTCAGATTACGAAAAAAGAAACTTTTACCCGGGGAAATTGCAGAAGATGAGTTTTGTAACATAAgtgaagaaaataaatttttaataatgattaaaaatgttattgacaataTCTTAATAGGACTACGTCAAAGATTTAAATCAATGGAAAATATTGCTcaagatttttcatttttagatccaacaataatttattcttggCCTATGGAAAACTTGAAAAGAGCGGGAGTCGATTTATGCAATAAATATGAAAACGACCTCAACAAAATTGAATTCATTTCAGAACTAGAGAGCTTTAAAGAGCATGTTTACAACATAGATGACGATTTAAAAAGagcaacattttttgaaatgttgaattttatttataaaaataaacttcaaGATGCATATCCAAATATATCCGTTGCTTACCAAATATATCTTACAATGCCAGTTACTTCAGCTTCGTGTGAACGAAGCTTCagcaaattgaaattaataaaaacatatttaagatcTACTACGGAGCAAGCAAGACTTAATAACTTATCTATTTTatccatagaaaataaaattgcaaGACAAATCAATTATGAagatataattaatgatttcgCTGCAAAAAAAGCtagaaaagttaatttttaa